A genomic window from Hippocampus zosterae strain Florida chromosome 13, ASM2543408v3, whole genome shotgun sequence includes:
- the cfap97 gene encoding cilia- and flagella-associated protein 97 codes for MFNPSDLEGDVDHSFFDSDRDEDRRGRSSSRQNADEDGPSGSLQTLEDDRDSDCSTQDTRGPRAARHSASEAASERSSLAKRPPSSSTMSSRYSSPGGSRRRGRDPSARVPSRTSNRSDYTLRDGDSPGSSPLQRLRLVEPREGSAKEKRRQSATPTRASSILRPEGTLNADTDSFASGSLIQDNLILHCRGRPSRKNFTFNNNEVRRIDHENQRLLRVLSRISLAPGAIVNQFTRKNTTPHIPHSSVNRLREQKRIDKDNQALLKRLEYVKSTPTLKRSNQLSDYQRHARFQATPCEVCDAATNILPSSVAGLSSIRGSTSQIGTRATSASSNATRSKALLAARPPFCC; via the exons ATGTTTAACCCAAGCGACTTGGAGGGTGACGTCGACCACTCCTTTTTTGACAGCGACCGCGACGAAGACCGGCGTGGAAGAAGTAGCAGCAGGCAAAATGCAGATGAGGACGGTCCGAGCGGCTCGTTGCAGACGCTAGAAGACGACAGAGACAGCGACTGCAGCACGCAAGACACCCGGGGGCCACGCGCCGCCCGGCACTCTGCGTCCGAGGCAGCCAGTGAGCGGTCTTCACTAGCCAAACGTCCGCCGAGCTCCTCCACCATGTCCAGCCGCTACAGCTCGCCGGGAGGCTCGAGGAGGAGAGGCCGAGACCCGTCCGCCCGTGTCCCCAGCAGGACGTCCAATAGGTCGGATTACACGCTAAGGGACGGGGACAGTCCGGGCTCCTCACCTTTGCAGCGCCTCAGGTTGGTGGAGCCTAGGGAGGGCAGCGCCAAGGAGAAGCGGCGACAGAGTGCGACACCGACCCGAGCCAGCAGCATCCTGCGTCCAGAGGGAACATTGAATGCAG ACACGGACTCTTTTGCCAGTGGGAGTCTCATTCAGGACAACCTCATCCTTCACTGCAGAGGACGGCCGAGCAGGAAAAACTTCACTTTCAACAACAATGAAGTCAGACGCATTGACCACGAGAATCAGCGGCTCCTGCGGGTGCTTTCCCGAATCTCCTTAGCTCCCGGTGCCATCGTAAACCAGTTCACCCGCAAGAACACCACCCCGCACATCCCCCACAGCTCCGTCAACCGCCTACGAGAGCAGAAACGCATCGATAAAGACAACCAA GCCCTCTTAAAGCGGTTGGAGTACGTCAAGTCAACGCCGACACTCAAGCGTTCCAACCAGCTGTCTGACTACCAACGTCACGCCAGATTTCAGGCCACGCCGTGTGAAGTGTGCGACGCCGCCACCAATATACTTCCATCCAGCG TGGCCGGCTTGAGCTCCATACGGGGAAGCACCTCCCAAATAGGAACACGAGCCACCTCCGCAAGCTCTAACGCAACCAGGTCCAAAGCACTCCTCGCGGCCCGCCCACCTTTCTGTTGTTAG
- the ufsp2 gene encoding ufm1-specific protease 2 — protein sequence MIVDSNGIETGDFLRVRGPLELKCILDSTDVMLMRKAISRTFENLRSHVNSESCVLSVQDSPVIIWPNKGVHVTPREISASTMCEELHKWIRADEQEMAGKRSAKKKGKKSSGARVISLNLMMEVTKPGPLPAPTLCKTIQKSHFLSTTLPMDCVVNIRSADTIKDAFEGLLEALTHQLHEMERGMLRHMKGTTLSVPEPFHFLLPESRGLVTAVYPAGVPDSQLEPQRKELHERFELPEDRPYFRRANAYHFPNEPYKDGYLRNPHLALTHPTLDDGKVYLVHGLYSYHHYMQDRMDDNGWGCAYRSLQTICSWFQQQGYVERPVPTHKEIQQALVDVGDKQGSFVGSRQWIGSFEVHAVLNQLLGVTSKISFVSQGSDMASKGRELANHFLSEGTPVMIGGGVLAHTILGVSWSETSGQIRFLILDPHYTGAEDLQVITEKGWCGWKGPEFWDQTAYYNMCLPQRPKAI from the exons ATG aTTGTGGATTCAAATGGCATCGAGACAGGAGACTTTCTCCGTGTCAGAGGACCGCTGGAGCTCAAATGCATCCTGGATAGCACAGATG TGATGCTCATGCGTAAAGCCATCTCAAGAACATTTGAGAACCTACGCTCTCACGTGAACTCGGAATCCTGCGTCCTTAGTGTCCAGGACAGCCCAGTTATTATTTGGCCAAATAAAGGTGTTCATGTGACTCCGAGAGAGATATCCGCAAGCACAATGTGTGAAGAACTACATAAATGGATACG GGCGGATGAACAAGAGATGGCTGGCAAAAGGTCTGCGAAAAAGAAAGGCAAAAAGAGCTCAGGAGCT AGAGTGATAAGCCTAAACCTGATGATGGAAGTGACAAAGCCAGGTCCCCTCCCTGCACCAACCCTCTGCAAAACCATCCAGAAGTCCCACTTCCTGTCTACAACTCTTCCCATGGATTGTGTTGTCAACATCCGCTCCGCTGACACCATCAAAGA TGCCTTTGAGGGCCTGTTGGAGGCGCTAACGCATCAACTGCATGAGATGGAGCGTGGGATGCTGCGACACATGAAGGGCACCACGCTATCAGTCCCAGAGCCTTTCCACTTTTTGCTTCCGGAATCCAGAGGACTGGTGACGGCAGTCTATCCTGCTGGGGTGCCCGACAGCCAGCTCGAGCCCCAGCGTAAA GAGCTGCATGAGCGCTTTGAGCTACCAGAAGACAGACCCTATTTTAGAAGAGCCAACGCTTATCACTTCCCTAATGAACCCTACAAAGACGGTTATCTCCGAAACCCTCACCTGGCTCTCACACATCCTACCTTGGACGACGGAAAG GTGTACTTGGTGCACGGGCTGTACAGTTACCACCACTACATGCAGGACCGCATGGACGACAACGGCTGGGGCTGCGCTTATCGCTCCCTGCAGACCATCTGCTCCTGGTTCCAACAGCAAGGCTACGTGGAGCGGCCCGTGCCCACTCACAAGGAGATCCAGCAG gcTTTAGTGGATGTTGGTGACAAACAAGGGTCTTTTGTGGGGTCTCGTCAGTGGATTGGATCCTTTGAGGTTCACGCCGTCCTCAACCAACTCCTCGGGGTCACTTCCAAGATTTCGTTTGTGAG TCAGGGTTCTGATATGGCCTCCAAAGGCAGAGAGCTGGCCAACCACTTCCTCTCAGAGGGCACTCCCGTGATGATTG GTGGAGGGGTTTTAGCTCACACCATTCTGGGCGTTTCTTGGAGCGAGACCAGCGGGCAGATTCGCTTCCTCATCCTGGACCCTCATTACACAGGCGCAGAGGACTTGCAGGTCATCACAGAAAAG GGTTGGTGTGGCTGGAAAGGACCGGAGTTCTGGGATCAAACCGCGTATTATAATATGTGTCTCCCCCAGAGGCCAAAAGCAATCTGA